TCGCTTTTTGGATTCTTTTTAATAGTGAAGTGAGCCAATAGTATGACATGaaaggtatttttgagccaataGTATGACttgaatgatatttttgagccaGACTATAGTGTAACGGTATATGTGTTCTATTTCGAATAATTGAAGTATAGTTTTGATCTTTTTTCGTTATGTTTATCGAATGCTCCATTATCTAAGTTTGTGTTTGGATATTCCATAaagaattatatttcaaattagattttgatatgtgatttgatattatgatttaaaatcatgaaatctaCGCATAAAAAATTCAACTCGTGATTTGTTTTAAAAGTGAAAAACTTAAATCTATAAGTtggtattttctaaaaaatatattttgaatcttGTAAAAAAAACACATTTCGGGCGAAGAGattgttattactattgttaATTAGAgaatctttataaaattatatgtatttaaagtttaaaatcacaaatgtttatttataaaaggaaaaagggtcaaaaatgtccttaaactatttgaaatgaacaaaaatgccctgcgtttatagtttggtccaaaaatgcccttgccgtcaatactttggtccaaaaatgctcttattgttatttaattggtcaaaaatgtccttttttcaaataaatatattatttattttctttttgaacacattttttcctattaatattttctttattagcaaatgtttattctacttcaattagaattttttttaaaaaaatcttattttattataattattttctatcgttatttgaataaaaattaatgatagatttattatgatcttatatatatgacatatattatccgttaaaacttagagtacatgaaattattttaatttaattgataaaatgagattacgaagaataaaataattttctacatttttattacttaaagtggtttagaaagaaagaaaagaggaatagagttccttaaaagtaatatttttacaaGGAacaagatttattttttttaaaaaaatatatatttattcggaaaggggcatttttgacccattttatAACAATAGGGGCATTTTTGATCTATTATATAATAACAGGGGCATTTCTGGATCAAAGTATTAACGGCAAAAAGATTTTTTGACCAAACTATAAACGGAagacatttttgttcatttcaaatactttaagggtattttgacccttttccctctataaaatgaacatggAGATATACTATTTATCAATGCATCATCTTAGCATATTCTGATGTCTTGTTTATGAACTATAGTTTGCTCATTTGATAAGATTAGATAAGAATtagattgttttttttaaacaaTTTGTGAGTTTTTTATgatcatgaaaaataatacaCTTAAGTAATCTAAATTATATGttcaaacaaaattttaattttatattaatttaatttcataTCGCATGCCCAAACTACTCTATCCATGTCAGCTTGTTTATAATTTCAGTTCCAAGCTTGGGTAGAAAAAAAGTATTGTCGATGGTCAATTAGAAAGTCTACTTCCGTTTGGCCATAgatatttccaaaaaaaattggaaaaaattgGCAAATATTACTTGGCCATAGAACTTGTtattatttgataaatatttgaaaacttttaaaaatataaaattatcccagatttgtatattttatgaaacactcatcatttatagttttggATTGAATTTTAATCCTCATTCATTgtacaaaatttatacaattatatacataatttatatgatttttatccGAGCTTGACCTCTTCACTTTCAATTACAAATAGTAATAGAGTTTTTCTATACAAATCAatggtatttttattttgttttcttcttttttttttcagatTTATATCAATTGTGTTTATCGtcattatttttcatgaaacacattcattataaaatgataatacaaatttACAAGTATTTTTAACAGTTTTTAGAACTCAtggatataaattatatttctttaatAAGTCAAAtatttcttccaaattctatAGCCAAACGTATGATGAAATTTCACCAAAAACTTCATTCAAAACTTCACTCAAAAATGACTTGgcaaaaagtatttgaaaactATGGCCAAACGTTAGAGATAAATATGCGTATACTTGTGTATAATTTACTCGtttcaaactctttttttttgtctCTACATAAATTTTTTACTTCTTACCTCtcttgttttaaaaaaatcagtTCATTGAATGTTTATCGTAATTCCATAAATGCATGACATCTACTCTTTTTTTTGGTTAACAATGCATGACATCTACGCATATATATTGTTATAGTTTAAATTAAAAGTTCAATTAATATACATCCTGCCTTAAATTATTACTTGTctgtaataaataaatcaaatttaatGTAACAATCAACGTGAGTAGAAAATTTTCTTCTGTTATCCCTCACATggcctttttcttttctaatcttTTTACTGCTGTGAAGCATGCCTATTAGGGCAACGAGATTATGCTTCAATTTAGACATTTGGTTTGTTCGTGTAATCTAAAATTAGACTTCATTAAATTAGTTCAAATTAGCTAACAAAGTGCAACTCCCACTTATCTCAAATTATTAGTAGCTAACGCATACAAAATTTCAAGATCATGATTAGTAGCTCAACTTTAAAAGCTCACTTCTTTTAACAtaggcataatatataaatgtgtCATTTAATTTGACCTTAGATGTAACCTATACCCTTCAATTTTGGACGTGCACATATTGACACTGAAAATTATGaactagaaaaaaaagaaatcattCATTGGAATAATCTACAACCAAAGTAAAGAAATTGCAGAAGTGAGTGCAAAATGAGGGTAAAGAGGCTAAATATGGGGGAAAGtaacttggagaagaagacttgGATTTAGCTCTTTCTTTATTTTGCTTATGGCTCAATCCATCATTGAACATTCACACCAACAACCTTGTAATTTCACTCATGATCCACCCAATTATTCTTAAGTATATATGTACAAGAGGAACACACACATCAAAGGGAAGAGCCTATAAGGCATCCTCTCCTCAAACCCGACGAGCTACAACTACAAATTAACCAAACTGGATTCCATCTCGAGTAGAGATCTCATCTTGGTATGGAGCACTATAACTCCTTAGTCGAGCAAGTAGCATACTAAACGCCTAAAAAGGAACTTTACCAAATTACACCACAACAGTACCTTATGACTATTGATTGCTTTTTGTTGCTTTCTTTGAAAGCTCATTCAAAGCTTTGAGTTGGATTCATTTTGGGGTTTTAGTTAGGCTGAGGGCATCCTTTTTGACAAACCCTTCAAGACCTCATCCCCACATGGTAGGTACTCTAAGATGTGTCCTTTTTCTTCACAACATCACAATTTGCATTAGATTTCTCCTCTTCATTGTCAGCtgtaaacaaaaataaatgaaaaaagaacATGGTTCAGTTCAAAAAACATCAGATCCTAACTCAACAATCACCTATTCACCAAAGCAGTTGTCGTTTTTTTAGCTTCATTGACCCATAGGTTTTAATGTTTTACACCAAAAACCCAACACCTTATATAAGAAAATTGACCATAGTTTGTTTCATAGTGATGATTGAGACATCTAGTCTAACTTTCCCAGTCCAAATCCAGAAGTATCAACTACAGACGCCATAATTTACCTACTATCTTCTTCACATAAGACATATTTTCCTTCTTGTTCTTTCTTTGTCCCTTGGGAGATTTTCCATTCTGCCGCCCATAAGATACCAAAGAAGACTAAAAAGTTGTCCAAACTCAATAATTAAGTACTGATTCAATGCCGGGGACTCTTTCTTTTGGTTGTAATTCCAGACTTGGGAACATAAATGTGAGTATgcgaaaaaagaaagaaagaattaaattttcaagattCTCTACAATATCTAGAAGAGTTGGATCATTGAAAGTTCAAAGAAAATGGTTACACATAAAAATTCACAATTACTAAGTACTACATACTCTTTAAGATTGTTAAAATAGTTTAAGAGAAGTTTATATAAAATTAGTGAAAACATAACTATCTTGACATTTTGAAAGACTCCAATTAACCTAATATGCCCATCAATTTAAAATATCTAGCCTAGTTAGATTCTAAAAATGTCCCATCACAATAAAAGGGTAAAAAGGAAACACCTTGAAGAGATTCACACTCAAATTGTCCACAATTTGAGTATGTTAAGCTAAGTTTAGTCTATTGATATTACTAGTAATACTTTCTAAAACACTATATCAGTCGTCAATCTCAAATCGTCAATTCTACCTAGTAAATTGAACTGAAAAAAAGCCCCAAAAGAGAATGAAGAGAACTTACcaagaaaaggaaatttagTCCTTAAAAATGATGGAATCCGCCATTTCCATCAAGGATTTCAAGCAATCCGGTGAGAATTTTCTTGCAAACATGTAAGAATACGTTGAATTCGACTCTCTGAGCTTGTAAATCAGCTCGGGGGAAACTTCAGGTGGATGATAAGTATGGGGATGCCCACCAACGGAGTCGGTCCAATTCACCCGAGTCAATGTGTGACGAGTACAGCCATTTGGATCCTCCATTGATAACAAAGTAGGAAAATAATGTTCCTCCGGATAACAAGACTGGATTTTTACACATGGCTTCTTGAATTTCCTCCATAGCTTACTATCCTTAATCACCATCAAGGAATGCTTTCTTGTAATGACAAAAAACTGTGACCCAACTCGGAATTTATCAAAACTCACTTCTGGCTCCATCACATTTTCCCCTCTAGCATTATATCTATCTAATAATGAAGGAGATTCCGTAAGAATCTCTATATAACTAGGGAATTCCATTTTCCTAGATAATTTCTGGGTATCCAATAGAAAATTGTAAAAGTAATTAAACGAGTGTAAAGGGATACAATGCTGAGAGATAAGAGCAAAATAAGAATTATCTGGGTCATCAAGCAGAGCGTGAGCAAGAAGGCGGCGCGTGGCAGATATAAGCGTCGGTGATGAGCGTTGAGTTCTCTTTGAATGTATAAATCTGTCAGCGAAAACACCCATTGGAGGAGTAATTTTCACTGCAGGATCAGCGTGAATGTAAATATTATACAGATGTGGATCAGAGACATTGAAGAACTTGTGCCACAAGGGTTCAAAGTGTAAATCTGAATTCGTTAAAAAGAGAAAGGCGATTTTAGGGCGGCGCACGGTGGTGGAACCTAAACGGAATTTATTGGCAGGGAGTTTACGGGGTGGTTTTTTGAGAAAAGTGGAATCGGCGGCGATGGCTTTGTGGAAAAGGGAAAGATCGTCGAGTTCATCAGGGAGAGAAATGGGTATTTGTCGTTGAGGAAGGATTGATGGAGCTAAGTAAAAGATGATTGGTATAGAGATGAGAAGTGTAAGAGATGGG
This Solanum dulcamara chromosome 8, daSolDulc1.2, whole genome shotgun sequence DNA region includes the following protein-coding sequences:
- the LOC129901036 gene encoding glycosyltransferase BC10-like — its product is MFKYYILIPSLTLLISIPIIFYLAPSILPQRQIPISLPDELDDLSLFHKAIAADSTFLKKPPRKLPANKFRLGSTTVRRPKIAFLFLTNSDLHFEPLWHKFFNVSDPHLYNIYIHADPAVKITPPMGVFADRFIHSKRTQRSSPTLISATRRLLAHALLDDPDNSYFALISQHCIPLHSFNYFYNFLLDTQKLSRKMEFPSYIEILTESPSLLDRYNARGENVMEPEVSFDKFRVGSQFFVITRKHSLMVIKDSKLWRKFKKPCVKIQSCYPEEHYFPTLLSMEDPNGCTRHTLTRVNWTDSVGGHPHTYHPPEVSPELIYKLRESNSTYSYMFARKFSPDCLKSLMEMADSIIFKD